ttctcttctcgctctcatttgcgtatgtttagccaccatatatgctagttgcttgctgcagctccacctcataccttttaaccttcctataagcttaaatagtcttgatcgcgagggtgtgagattgctgagtccccgtgactcacagatacttccaaaaccagtttgcaggtgccgatgttacagagcaggtgacgcaaccaagctcaaggaggagctcgttgaagatcttgtcctttgtgttgttctgttttagttgatcagtagtggagcccagttgggttcgatcgggggaccttgtcgcttttggggttcttcttttattttggctccgtagtcgggccctgattgtatttggatgatgtaatgctttattcatgtatttgtgtgaagtggcgattgtaagccaactatgtatctctttcccttatgtattacatgggttgtgtgaagattacctcacttgcgacattgctttcaatgcggttatgcctctaagtcgtgcttcgattcGTGGGAGATATAaacgcatcgagggcgttacacggcCCCAGCGCGGCGAGACCAGGCGGCAAGGCGCAGGGTGGCACCGCCGATCCATAGTAGTCCCGGGTTGCGCAGGGCCTTGCTCTTGAAACGGGGGTCGGAGAACCTGATGAGGAAGTCGCCAGGGGAGAAGAGCGAAACGTGCATCTGTGTTCGCGGGAGGCCGAACTGGAGGGAAGCAGCCATGGATATGTCATGGACGGTGAACTCTGGGCGGTTGCCCAGCACCGTCGCGATGACAGCATGCCGCTCGAGGTCGGACTCCGCCGCAGCCCGAGCCGGTGTCCAGGGGACAGAGGCCGTGACCATGGTGGGGCGGCAACGAGCGTCAGCGGCCGGTGCCTCCATCGGGGTGACGACAGTCGTTGTCTGACCGGAAGTAGGGGGTGACGGGGGTAAGGGTGGCGGGGGGGATGAGGGGATgggtggtggagatggtgatgggAGGGGtggaaggggaggggcggcgctgcCATTGGGGGTCTTGCAGCTGTGAGAGGTGTGGCCGGAGCGGGAGCACAAGAGGCAGGTGGGTGGGTTGGAGCAGGAAGCGACGCGGTGGTGCGGGGAGAGGCAGCGGAAACAACAGCGAGCAGCCTTGGTCTTAAAGAGGTGCTGAATGCGTGTCAATAGGAGCTGTGGAGGAGCACGCGGGTTCCTACCATTATGGCGCGGCAGGGCATGGCGGTCTTCTCTCCACCAATACGGCTTGCGAACCTGCTGCCACCCATCCCCGCATTGAAGCTCGGCAGCAGCAGGGCGGCCGCAGGGTGTGGGTGCGACATTAACCGCATCTAGCAGCGGCCCAACCACCACCGAGCGGAGGCGAGGCGTAGTCGAGGGCGGCGGTGCAGGGGATGAGAGCAGCGCGTCGATGAAGGAGGCGCAGCGAGCTGCTGACGGTGGCGGGAGGCCTGGCGGCGGCGGGGGTAGGAagcaggaggaggaaggaggggtcgGCAAGAGGCCGGCCATGGTTCCGCAAGCACTTCCCTCAGTCAACCAAAGATGGGATAAACGACAAGATTTCACAAGGGTAGATGGAGGCATGGAGCTGAAAGCTCTTCAAAGCGAAAATAGGCGCAAAAGAGCAAACAAAACAGAAGATAACTGTTGAGTGTATGTTGTCCAATGCATGTGTATAGGACTTGGGTCTGTATTTATACCGTTGTAtctccacccccctcccccccattgTATATTTGTACATCTTGAAAGACAAGTAGAGGCTGGTCCACCCTGTACCTATATATGTGCATCATGCACATGGTCAATGATTTATCGATGCATGCAATCTCCTCCTTCCAACTAACAATAACAAAAGGATCCGGAAACGGGGAGGAGGAAAAATAAAAACCCACGGCATATCATGCAAGCGGTAGTTTGACTTGTCCTCCTTTTCCATAATGGAGAAAAATCCATGGCGATGTTATTAGTCTAGTCTATCAAACACTCCACCATCGTCCAGTTGGCTGGCACTGGCAGGCAGAGGCAAGTGCAACGGCAAGCCGCTCATGCTTTCGGAGTCTGCTGCCCTCCGTTTGAGAACGGACTAACTTCCTGGCGTGGAAGACCGATCATGCTGTTGGAGTGTGCAGTGCTCATGCGCCAAGCAGCCTCACCCTAACGCGTTTCCCGTCACGTCATCCATCCTTGCACCGACGGAATAAGCAATGCCGGTTGAGGAAACGGGGGAGGTCGATCCGGTGGTTGGGACCCGGTTAAGTTGCCCGATGCAGGTGAACCACCACCGAGTTACATCGTCACACACTCACACTCACACCAATTTCATGCAGCTGTTGGGTCGTCTGCTTCAGCGCGCTCAACCAacagaaatactccctccgttcctaaatataagttttttagagattccaataaagAACTATATATGGAGTAAAATAAGTGACTCTGCACtgtaaaatatgtttatatacatccgtatgtactctctccggtcctttttactctgcatattagaattctgtaaagtcaaacttcacaaagtttgaccgtatttatatgaaaaaatatcaacatctgccatACTAAAGTTATAAAATATGAAATTTTAAGGCATGACACATCCATTGATATTGATTTCAGATTGTTAATGTTGGTactttttttctataaagttggtcaagttttacgaggcttgacttcagtcaaatcttatatgcgaactaaaaaggaccggagggagtagttcattgtGAAATGtttaaaaaacttatatttagaaacggaaggAGTATAATAATAATTATTCATCGAATGCATGCATGCGCTACTCGATTCAAGGCACATAGTACATCCACGCTTATTATAGTTTGATGAAAGGACTCGTAGGGGGACGTACGTGATGTATCGGGGAAAAATAATGGTGCACCTGCTGCGTTGACGAGCGGATTTTTTTAGGGTGGTTCTGCAGAGCGAAGCACGCAGTGCACCTTCATCCGCGACCAAGAGTACCAGTAGTAAATGCTAGCAGCCTGCTGCCCTTTTCACGCTGTAAATTTCATTTCAGCCGTAACCGTAAAGCGGGCATGATATCTCTTTGGTGCTGGTAGAAAGAAAGAAAGCTTGGTAATGGTAAACTTACGGGCTGCGGAAAGGCGCGTCCCGTCCCAAAAGGCGACCACCGCCACACGCACACCTTTGGCAAATTGCGTCCGAAAAGCATTGGACTTTATGGCATGCACGCACGCACCCACGCACTTGCTAACACAGAAAGAAAGACCCAGATCAATCGGCTGGCGCTGCCACCTTCCTCCGGCCCGGCCGGCTATAACTGCGCCATGAGCGGCCGGTTCACGGGCGGTGCCGGCGCGAATCATGCACGCAGCTGACTGATGAATCGTGCATAAACCCACCCCCTAGGCTAGGCTAGGGGCCCGGCTGGAGCACTGCTGGCTGCTGCCTTTGTAAACGGTGGAGCAGAGCCTGGTGCGGCGGAGGAGCAAAGCAGGCAGCGTGATGGCGAGCCATGTCGCTGTCCCTCCGGGACGGGACGGGGCAAAAGTCCACTCCGGTGTGTGTCATCATTGCACGAGCTCCATGGCCCACGGGCCGCATCACCCGCGCGCAGCAGTGCCGGGCAACAACATTATCAGACTTCAGAAAGCTGCAGGGGACGGCGACGGTCGCGCACTGCACCTGCACGTCCAGCGCCGCCAACCTGGCGGCCATCAGCACCGTCTCCATCTCGGGCCCTGCTCCAGCAGTGACCGTCGTGAGTCGTAACGCTCGCTGGACAAACGTTTCGCTTCTCCGCCTGCAGTCCTACGCCTGTGCAAAGCATTACTACTCGACGTCAAGGTCAAGCATGGCCTCCAGGGGAAATACGGTGAGCCCTTGCACTGTCAACCAACAAGACGATGCAATTGCCAGTCCCCATGCCGTGCGGGCCACCGACCACATCACGGAGAAGGTTTTAGAAACTTATTGGCAACGATTCGTGTATCACATCACAAAAAGGAAACAATTTCAAATTCAGTATGCACCATGTCAAAACAATTCAAATGCAAATTCGATCCATAATGGCAAACCAAAGAATAATACACTAGTTGAACGCTTCTTTCTACTGGGCTGATTCTCACACGGCACAACGGCTTGTTTTTCTGCGCAAAAATGGCAGATCTCATGTATCTCACCTAGAAGAAAGCTGTTTCTATGCAAGTTGCCCCCGCGGTGGCATGCCAAGCAAACACACAGGCGAAGACACTGAAGAAAATAACATATATTGATCTTGCTTCAGAAAAAACAGCAAGAGCTACCAGGTTTCCATTCTTCACGTCGTACATTCCTCAAGTCTCTTCTCAACGCAACGCTCTACTCTCAGCACCTCCACCTCTAACTGCATCAATAGCTTAACTAGCTAGCACAATCTAACAAGAGGTGCCAACAAAAGGATGCCAGGTGTTATCTGTACACCGTTCGATTGTCCAGCAATACTGTCATCAACGTCAGGGCACCAGAAAGCTTACAACAATGCGTAGCTCCGACTCAAAAAAAAGGATCAACACCTGAACAATGCACATGATGGCGGCGTCTCTACCGAGATGAACTGCACTGACTCTCGCAACCGGGGCAGTTATGCAAGCTCTCATGGATGTAAATATCACAGTCGAAGCAGAAGTGGTGCTTGCATTTTGGACAGCAGACATGGATATTAGACTGGCCACCTGCAATGTTCACGGAGGTATAGTCAATGAACCTGATGATTACAGCGCATAAGAATATATAGGATACTCATACTAGCGTAACATAGAACAAAAACATAAATGAGATTGTCAAGAAAAGGGAATCATGTGAATTCAGAAGGATAATAATTTCCCCCACTCTCAAAACTGCAGAACTAAGTTATGTTCCATTGACAGTTCGCTTCTAAATGCTGAAAGAATTTAAGGCTGGTTTTCACATATGTTGCCCTCTATGCTATGCAACTTTGGTCGTGGGGTTAAGTTGATGATCCACACTTCACTCTCAAGTGACAATAGCATGGATAAAGAAAGCACCCCATGGTATACACAATAACAACCACTAAATGTTAGGACAgaaaataaataaggcaacaaagaCTGGAAACTGCTTCATTATGATAATTCCTCCTTTTTCTAACACAGAGACCAAGGACATTAAAGATATATTTCCTCATTTGAAGAAAATTAACCGAAGCAAGACAGCATATTTGGGCGGAGATGTGTTTAAGCATACCGGTGTTAATGAGACTCTGCTGGCAGCCAAAACAATTTTGTCCTCCCTTTTGACCTAATTTGAACGTCACCTCATCAAATGGCGCTAcagggaagagatggtgataggaTCGTGCCAGATGTGGAGAACTAACAAGTGTTAGACCACATGTTCGGCACTCCGTCGGAAGCTCACAGACATTAACTTTGCATCTGGGACATATGTAACCTTCAGCACCAGATTTAATTTTCTTATGACAAGAGCAGATGGAGATAAGATCCTCTGCTCCCCTCTGTGGAAAACCCATCTTAATCAAATTAGCTGCAGCATACTCTGCAATGgcaggtggtggaggagcatgttCAAGCAGCAATTCCTTGAAGTGGGACTGCCAAAAGAAAGAAACATTATTTCATCATCACAGGATTTGAATATCAAGAGTAAAAgctacaaacacaaacatatttTAGCACCTCGTCTAGTGCAACCGTATATGATCCACCAGTCTCTTCACAGAGATGCTTGCAAATGAAAATTTCTGCAGCAAGCCCAATAACCGAACATCTAACTTTGGATTTCTTGCATTTTTCTATTGTCTCCATGATATCACCAGGATCACATGTATTCAGTGCGGAGTACAAAAATAATACTTCCTTGTGACCATAGGAAGGAATCTGGTTCAAGTAACCATTGACAAGTTCTAGAGCATTCTGCAGAGATGAATCACCAGAACACTCAAGCTTGCCCATCAATGCGTTAATCTGTGACTCTGGACTCCCTCCAATCTCCGTAAGTCGATGAGAAATGCCATCTTTAATTGTCACTAACCCAACATGGCTCAAGGGATTCTGATCGAAGAATTCCCTTATGAATGCCTCAGCACACTTAGCAACAACAGCCATTCGACTAGGGCGATAATCCATTTCTGAAGCTGCCTAAATGAGCAAAATACAACCAGACAAAAGGTGATTACAAGAGAATGAAAAGAAGAAACGTAAGTTGTGAACAGTATAAAATGCAACGCACACAAATTACCAACAACAGATTTTGAGGACAACTAAATTCCTAATTGTTCAAACTAGACAATATATGCTGCTCAAATATTATGTTATCAGCTACACTGCAAGAGCGAAAGGAAATAGTGATGaagagaaaacaacatgaacattttctaaaagaaTACATGCACAAGACATATAAAATTCTGTCAAACCAACATAAACTCTTTACTATTATGTTAAGTGATACTCAACAGTAAAGCTGTTATTTTCTTATGGCATAGTTTTGACACTAGCTGGCTAATTCCTTGCACTAAATGATTCAAATCCCTCcattaatttttttggttttccccCTAGTCTGCCCCTGATAACTGCCATATCAACAAACCCTACCAAATGCCCTAACGCCCACCAACTATAACATGTCAACACCAACATTCAGCTATTCAAAGAGAACATCAAGGGAGAAGGCAAGCTGCCAGATATGCATGAACTCTCGTAGGATCAGCACAGCTAAAGGACACGAATCAGATCGTCTACGAGCTCTTTCTACACAAACAAAATGAAGCACCACTATTGGATATGGACCTACATTCTCGCTACAAATAACCACAGGCAGCTTGGTGAAACAACTAACATACAAATCAATCCAAAGCATTAGCTCATTGCTCAGATGGTCACCAGTTCACCAATGGTGACTCTGGTCCACATCTCGACAGACAGTGTGCAAGAACACCAGATCACTCTCGGTAGGGTTGTCATAATAAACAGTCCTAAACAATACAAAGGGAGATTAGCCCGATCAGCATTGCTCGCCAGGCCCATTGATCCCGAACCAGGTGCTTGACCGGAATGGCTAACCTAACAGACAGGAGATCAAACTAGGGCGTGGCAACTAACCTTGGAGAGGTCGAtgacgatgtagaggtagcggaTGAGGCCCTTCTGGATGCGGGCCGCGGCGGCCGCGGAGcggagcaggaggcggcggcggtactGCGAGTGGACGAGGTTCTTGGTGTCGATGGGGCGGAGCAGGCCGGACTCGTCCTCCTGCAGCGCCTCCCACGAGCGGTCGTCGGCGTAGGCGCGCTCCCACGCCTCGAGGACGCGGCCGTCgccggtctcctcctcctcctcgtcgtcgtcgtcctcctggtTTTTGCGCCGCCCGGAGGCCGTGGACGGCGCGTTGaacccgcctccgccgccgccgacgccgacgccgtacatggtgggggcggcggcgaggtggagcTGGAGTTGGATGCTGGGATGGGGAGTGCGAGGTCGGGACCAGGAGATGATGGGCCTGTGTTTGGGTTTGGGGCTCCTGGGCCTTTTGTGGGGGGCTTTTCTTGACCTTTCTGAGCTGTCTCGGCGTTTGGGGTCAGGCGGGACGCTCGGGACTCGGGGTTCGGAACGGAGATGGGGGAGGcgagagggggccggcggcgggacacgcaccggcgggcggcgggggaggaacgtcgccggaCGGACAGGGTGCTCGAGGCTCGGCCGCCGCCGTGGTCTGGCAGAGAAAGCGTGCGGTCAATCCCTAGCCGCCGCCTCGAGTCCTCGACTCCTCCCTCTGCGCTCGGGTGTGTGGCGTGATGTGCGCTGGCGCTACAGCGCTAGGCCGCTAGATGACCGGGCTGCTGGGGCGACTGGGCCTAGAATGGCTGGCGAAATGTGCCAAAGTGGGCTGGGCCTAGATAGGCTGGCGAAATTTAACGTGCTAAACGAGTTGCTCGTGAAGCTCGTTTTGCTCGAGCTCGTTAATCTTAAAAAGCTAAAACCTAAATACTCAATCGTGCAGCTGCGCCATATGGGCGTCACGAGCGCACACGAGCTAGTGCAGTGAAGTTGCTTGTATGTAGCACTAAAGGCACCTCatgttttgtgtgattttattGTTTTGACGAGATCAACCTAATAGAAAGTCATACCAGGCCAAAAATAAGAACATGATGCTAAgtgaggcaactttagtgctaagTAGGAGCTACTTTGATGCTAGATGAATTGAACCGTATCTATTAGTGAATTCACCTAATAGCCTCCTAATTAAATGTGCGCACTAGTGTAATAGGTGGTATAGAGTTAAGATACTTGCTACTTATGGTATACAACCTAGAGATGAAGCTAGTCAATTTGATAGTTGTGATAACCAACTTAGAAGAATTTTTTGTTGATAGGCGGTCATACTAGAAAAAAAAAGTTGCTTTCTTATAGCACTATAGTTGCCTCAATACAACCCAAAGTTGCCCgcgaaaaaagtttgtcaaaatgtACACATATGGGATCAGAATTCCGATGCACGAATCAAAAGTTATaccttttgaatttttttgaaacccAAATAAATGCACGCGGGATAAGATCGTAGGTGATTTTCTGAGTAGCGTGAATACGTGTAGTTTTCTTGTAAGATGTCAGTTGGTTTCGAAATCACGTGGGCTGAGATGATGGTGTGAGAAACTGATTTGCTTTTGGGGGAAAGTGACAGTCCGCCTTCCTTTTGGGGAGAGCGCTCGACCCCGCGAGCAAGCGCTCGGGCGCCAGATGCCACGTCCAATCTAAAAACGCTGATCAGCTCGGCTCATTAACTTACGAGCATGAGCGGAAAGAGCTATAGAGCGCTTATTATGTTCACGAGCTTCGAGCTTTCCGTTGTAAAATAAAATATCTAAAAAAATATTTAAATCTATGCAATATGATGCTTATGCAAAAATAACAATCAACTTCTAATTTTGGATGACCCCGGATTGCTACGTTCGACCCTCATAAACGGTAATCCTGCCCTGAGATTCCAAGGTGAGGCAAGAGGTACAAGGTTACGAACTTAACGAAAACTtatccatccatgttgctctcATGCTACCAATTCGAAAAAAAAGAAAATCAAATTTAGTGAttaaaaaattatgagaaaaaatgTGAATGCTCACAACACATGTATCTACAACTCCTAGAAAATTCAGATCCAAATTCAAAGTAGACAcatagagaaacaaaaaagacaaattcaacaTGAATAGTGTGAAAaaaaaacactattcacaattggATTTGTCTATTGTTTCTCAATGTGTATGTCAAATTTGGATATCAGTTTTGTAAGAGTTGTAGACACATGTGTAGTGAACATTCATGACTTTTCGGATCTTTTTGAAACATTTGAACTTGAATTTTTCAAAATGGTATCATGGGAGCATCTAAGTGGTGGTGTCATCTTATACTTTCCCTGTTGGTGATGAAATTTTTACTTCATTTTGTCCAATGCGGAGGACAGGAACTTTTTAACATTTTTCTGTGTATATTTATACAAGGGTTAACTGTAGTATGAGTATTTAAATTTAAGTGATGGATGGTGTGTGGGCACTCGATCTTAAGAATTTAAGATGGTGCCTAGTCTTTGCTCTTGCACGGCTCAATCCTAATCCCAAACCGAAATCTTGAATTTACAGATGAGATAGCTTCAGCGAGTCGGTGAGCCGAAACCAAGTACAGCTGGGTCTATTCAGCCCCCCTTTGCCTCTTGAATGGTGCATTTGGTCCGGCGCACGTACTAGGCAGCGTACCATTCGCTTTCATGCGCTCATGCGTGCGCGTCCATGTCCATGTGCGGGCTCAGTTCTGCTAGGGCGCGGAAATCATGATCCCTGGACTTGGGATCCGCCAACGATTACAAGGATCGATCCATCGCAACCTCGGCGCTGTAGGGTCATCACCAGTTCAGTTCAGCGCTGCTTGTCCACTGTCTACTCAACATACAGCAATCTACTCCTactatctactactccctccgttcctaaatataagtctttgtagagatttcactatgaaccacatacggatgtatatacatgcattttagggtgtagattcattcattttgctccgtatgtagttcatagtgaaatctctacaaagacttatatttaggaagagAGGTAGTAGCACTTTTTGAGAGCGACTCCGAGCTGGTGGTGGTTGCGGCTTAAGTGCTCCGGGAGGTAGGTTCGATCGATGCGTGGAGCCAAATGTTTTGGGTTCATCCACAGGTTTGTGATGATGCcattatttgtttgtttgtttattATACTACCACTAGAAGTCATGTACTACCTTGGATGAGCACGACTTGGAGCCAAATTGCGGGTGTCTGATGATCAGTGCTTGCTGCCACGGAAGAAGTGAAAAAATATGAACGTATATGGTTGACGCGCGATCGTCTGTTTTCACCCCAAATTCGGGTTAAGCTGGCGACACACACACTGTCGGCTCTGTTTCTCTGCCACCTGAGATTCGCCTCTTTTTTTTTTTACCTGCTCGCAGCCGCGTAGGCGTAGGCGTCGATCCACCACGCGCCTATTGCTGCTCGTCCACTTTGGTCGCCGGTGCGATTCCTGACCGGCGCACGGGACAAGGGGTGACCCACTTGCCTTTTTTATTCTACCAATCGGATCAGAgggtgagggaggaggaggaggagtaaagCGCCGACGTTTCCTGCCTTGCAAGTTTACCTCGCCCGGCGGCCAGCCAAACCAAAATCAATTGAGACACACTCGATGGATGGATCGATCGAGACGTGAGCATTTCACCCTCCGGTTCCTTTCGGGAACGGCAATGGCGGGAGAGGCAAGGCCGAGCTGACGTCTGACCACGGGACTTGATTGTCCTTGACCAGCTTGAAATGGATGAGGTGGTGGGCCTGCTCTGCTGCTTGCTTTAAGCTTACTTCTCCGGGATGGTGTGACGGCGTCAGCATTGGCTGGCAAAATCCAGGATAGGATCAGCACGGGTGGCGGCACCGCTATGTTTGCTCATCTCTCGTGAAGATAAAACCCACCGTAGTACAGTTTGTTATATCTGCTACAGTTCCACGGTGGGATCACAGGTCACATAGCAGCACTCTCTCGAGTGGCATCACCTATGCTATCCAaaaacatttttttccttttcagaTGGAGGCAAAAGGTAGGATCCAAGACCACCAAGGAAGGGGTACTGGGCAGAAAAAACTTGCACCGGGCCGCCGCACCATCAACCAAGGCCGGCAGCAAGGGTGGTGGCAGGGCCGCAGCGGCCCTGGCGATGGCAGATCGCCATCCCATTGCTCCGGCGACTCGTACCTCGTCTCCGACGATCCCTACACCCCCTCGTCCAGCATGTCCGACCACCGCCAAGTGGTTGATGAAATGTTGGAGAGGTAAAACTTTGCGCCTTTTCTTTTCGCTCGATACATTGCTGATTGCTTGCGGAGATATAGTGATGGACTTATTGTTGTTGATTACAGTGTGGAGGAGTTGACTGCGACCAAATTCTTGTCTGAATTGAAGGAGTCACTCATGCTTGGCCTTGATGATCGACACTATGAAGAGTCGATGTTTGCTCAACAAGAAGAGGCTGGGGAGGATGATGATCCCGAAGTGGAGGAGAAGGTCAATGATCCAATGAAGACACACGGAAGCGTAAAGATATCGATGAGACGCAACTATTCCCAAGAAGAAGACGTTGCTTTGTGTCATGCTTGGATGAACGTGTTGCTCGATGCATTGGTTGACATGGATCAATCAAAGGATAAGTTTTAGCGTAGGATTGAATAGTACCGTAGCAACATCATGGATGTCTCATCAAGCTGCACTCAAGGCTCTCTTGGGCACCTTTGGGGCACCATCCTAAAGCAATGCAACCGATAGTCCACTTGTATTGATCGAGTCAACCATTCACCATCGAGTAGGGTGCAAAACACGGTCTATGGCCCCATCATCAAAGATCTATACAAGAAACACAACAagaagatggtggccagggcttCACGTTGCACCATTGTTACAAAGAACTTTGCAACAGCGAGAAGTGGATTAGGAGGAACTCCGAGACGACACTGAAGAGGTCAATGATTGGCATATCCGTTGAAaccgatgacgatgacgatgacgatgaaaaTCCCAACAAAAGGCCAGACGGTAATAAGATTGCAAAAGAGTGGAAGAAGAGAGGAGGCTTCGACGCCTATAGGGAAGAGCTTTTGGCTATGATCTAGACAAAGAAAGCATTGATGGACGAACACAAAGAAGAGAAGGTGGCAAGGTAGGATGAGCTCAAGTCCTTGGAGGACGATAAATGGTGGTCCAAGTTGGTAGCCTAAGAGAGGAAGGTGAAGGCGGAGGAGCGTAGGCTTGCACTCGAGGAGGAGAGGCTTATGAAAGAGAAGAAGGCCAAAGAATGTGTATCGTGTTTACGGACCCAACCATGATGGATGCCACAGCAAAAAGGTATTGGAAGCTCACTCGTGTAGATATCATGAACCAATCGGgggatggtggtggtggccgtgggAATGGCGGTGGAGAAGGAGGTGATGATGGTGGTTGCGGGGATGACGGTGGATGAGGAGGTGATGGTGGTGGACAAGGAGGTGATGGTGGTGGCCTTGGAGGTGGTGATGGTGCTTGAGTTCATGTAGTATGCATTTGGTAGGGCTCGATCCACGACAATGCATGCCATGTTGTGGTGATTTTGGATCAAACTTGACCGATGTGGTCGTTTTGGATGAACTCTATGTATGTTTTAATTTGAGTTGCTCGATGTCAATGATATGATATGTATGGTTGATTTGTTGCGTGTGTTGAATTTCAatcatgatgaaatatggtgcaaTTGTTTGAAATGTATGTGAAAAGGTTAAAAGAATTGAGTGGAAAAACAGTAAGGAGTTAAATATAAGGGATCGACTAGGAACATCCACCCTTTAACTCCTTAAATTGCAAGCAGTTAAAGACAAGGGCAGGCTATGGAGTTAAGTTTTACGGGATCAgttagagatgctcttaggatTCTTCTGGCTAGGTGATACGTAGAATTTGTAAACAATAGTTTTGCAGCATGTTCAACTCGAATCCGAATGTTGATCAGTGTGCCATCTTAGAAATCTTCAAAATTGGTCGAGGCATAGGAACAATGGATGAAGTTGGTGGTGGAATCCACGAATTATGATAACGTATTGATGGTGAATGAGAGTCGAGGATGGTTGTCAAACTTGTGATGGCGGTGACTGGAGTCATGAACGTAAACATGATTAGAGTTGACGGATGACATGGAACCGATGCTTATGGGCAATACTCGGCATTGACCATCATCATATAATTTCAATAGTGCCCATCAATGGGCATGTGGTGGCCAAGTAGATATTTTCGTGGCACTGGTGTGGAAGATATTAGGAAATAGTTTGTTGAGAGGAAAAGCCAAGTCCATGAAGCATTTTTTTGTATCACATCAAAAGTGGGTAAACAGAAGGAGATCGTACGTAGGAGTGAAACTGTGTGGACTTTCTACGATATAGATGATAGAGCAGACGAAGGAAAAGATA
The window above is part of the Triticum aestivum cultivar Chinese Spring chromosome 2A, IWGSC CS RefSeq v2.1, whole genome shotgun sequence genome. Proteins encoded here:
- the LOC123189742 gene encoding general transcription factor IIH subunit 2 is translated as MYGVGVGGGGGGFNAPSTASGRRKNQEDDDDEEEEETGDGRVLEAWERAYADDRSWEALQEDESGLLRPIDTKNLVHSQYRRRLLLRSAAAAARIQKGLIRYLYIVIDLSKAASEMDYRPSRMAVVAKCAEAFIREFFDQNPLSHVGLVTIKDGISHRLTEIGGSPESQINALMGKLECSGDSSLQNALELVNGYLNQIPSYGHKEVLFLYSALNTCDPGDIMETIEKCKKSKVRCSVIGLAAEIFICKHLCEETGGSYTVALDESHFKELLLEHAPPPPAIAEYAAANLIKMGFPQRGAEDLISICSCHKKIKSGAEGYICPRCKVNVCELPTECRTCGLTLVSSPHLARSYHHLFPVAPFDEVTFKLGQKGGQNCFGCQQSLINTGGQSNIHVCCPKCKHHFCFDCDIYIHESLHNCPGCESQCSSSR